The Branchiostoma floridae strain S238N-H82 chromosome 1, Bfl_VNyyK, whole genome shotgun sequence sequence AGACTTGTTGAAGTGCTGTCAGTTGATTGGTGAGAAAGTTCAGGAAGAAGCCGCAGAAGCCAAGCTGCAAAAGCTGACCTTGAAAATCAAGAGATGTGCTAATATGGAGAGCCAAGGGAAGATGGTGAAATTTGACTTGAATGACGTGAAATCTAAAGTGCTCCGACTTGCCCAAACTGTGTCGCAATATGAGCAAAGTGGGATAGAGAGGTCAGGAAAGGATGTCAGGAATCTTAAAGCTACAGATTTTAAAGATAACACAGGTGTTATGAAAAAAGGTCAAGATACTATTAAGGAAAGTCCAAAGTGTACAACCATAGTCTTAAGCCCTGAGAATGCAAGAATGTCCACTGTAGTACCCAGTAACATTCAAGTGATTCCTGAGTTACCATCAGAGAAGAAACGAGATGATatagtaaagaaaaagaagaaaagaacagGGAAGGGTAGAGTTAAAAAGGAAAAGAATCTATTTGTTAAGAATGATGCCTTGCTAAAGAAGACCTTCAGTTTGAAGGACACAGATGAAATAGATGACATATTCAGTGGGCTTGACTAGTGTCAAGTAAAGAGGCAGGCCTATCAGTCATGTAGTTTCATGTGTGAATAAAGGTATGCTCTGACTCTTAgctgaattatgcaaatgtttacaaactttatggacaaaaactgaaaaatgaTCCAGGTAAATAAAGAGTGCAAAGTTGAACTTGGCAAAGCAGTCTCCAGTGTAACATATTTCATTTCCCACCCAGAGCTTAGTCTTTTTTCCAGTTGTTGCATGCTTCTTGttccatttacaaaatattaAAGTTATATCAAAATAGCCTTCTTTGCAGACTTATAGATCGGTAGTGTTTACATATATGTTTTCGCGATTTCCAGCAAGGGCTATTAGGTTCTCTATGCCGGGGAAGGGAGTTACACGGGGGGTGGTAAAACTCCCTCTCCCAGCCAGCTCCCTTCCCTGGCATTGCCCTTATAAAATCAAGAATCCCCAAAAAAGAAACACTGCTGCTCCAAAAGAAagttagcctggttaccaaaccccagcccgatctcacgaaagatatttgaggttggggtatggtatccaggcttaAAGAACGTGGTGAGTGGTGAGGGTTTTTTCTGGCCGgtcgactcccctagcgtactattgactttatttgtccaatttctacaattagaccaccaatccacgaagcctggtaaaggctatgtgaaggaggctactatTAAAACTGTTACAAGCATGTCACTGAGTTGTAAAGCTTTATACAAATGAAATTACAATTTGCTCTCCTCAACTGTGGTTTTAGAATTGAACAATCAATAGTTTCAAATCAAAAGGAAAGAGCAGAGATATGTGTTTCTCCAACAAGTATTATATAAATCATCAACTGAAACAACTTCAATTCTGCCCACTCAATGACTCTTCATACAACATTTACCTTATCTCACATTCTCAGTAAAACGTGTGTCCGACCATTGCACCATCTGCAAGTGATGTCATAGAGTCAAgattttgcatgtacatgtattacctccTTGATGTAAGATCATGTAAGTATTACACCTTTTCGTACCATGCCACCCCCGCATCAATAAATAGACCGACCCAATAGCCCCGCCCACCTACACCAAAACCATCATTTAATGCAAAACAGGCAaactctcattggtcgaacctCCATCTGCCAAGCTGCCATTGGTttaactgctaattgtgatgggcAGATTTTGACCTTACCACGAATGACCTTTGAACTGCCAGGAACTTCCCGCGCTTTTGATTGGGTTCCAGCTGTGAAAAGCTTCGCGAGACGCTGAAACCAAGACGCGGGTGGTGGTGACAATCAGCTGGATTCCCGATTGAAAATTATACCCGCTGACGCCAGAGCGCTGACGCCGTTGAACTTCAGCAGCGTGAGGTAAGAAACAACTGCTGTAACCGACGAGTAGTATTTTGTAAGGCTCTATTCGAGCAAGCTTTCAGTATCTTTTGATGGACTGAAAAGAAGGAAATATTTTGTGAAATCCGTTGATTCTAATTCCTGACAACAACAAAGCCACCGTGCTATTCTATTTCTTGCCTACACGGCATGCTCCAGATCAGCTGTTTGGCATAAAATATCTCTTCAATATGATCCCTAGCTTTCGCTCTAAACCTTAGATACAGGACAATTTGGTGTAATAAATGTTTAACCCGACAACGTCCCGTTGTGGGACCTGATCTTGCATGGAACTAAAACAACAGTATAGAAGGGTTTACTGAAAAGTCTGGGCCCGGCAGGTACACTGACTATCCTACCGTTGGGCCCGGGAAGGGTATAAGACGGCCAGGCACTAGGCCCATTCTTTTCTGTAGCAAATGTTAGGTGCTATTTTTTAATAGTCAAGCCATGTTAATTTGACtatattgactacatcattctGGGTACTCCAAAACAGATGCGAGCATGTGAATGAAAGAAAAGCGTTATTTATACGGaggtcatccatataatcaaaccaacataGCATAATAGGACATTGAAGATAAACATCAATAAATCCTTGTGTTTTGCAGGATTGAGGTATGATGGCAGAGGCACAGGCATCACACGACTTCTGCCACAATCCAGGCTCCCTCTTGCAGGGCTTACAGGAACTGCGATCTGACAACCTCCTGACAGATGTTGTCCTTTGTGTCTCTGGAAAAGAGATTCCATGCCATCGAAGTGTTCTGGCTGCCTGTACTGAATATTTCCGTGCAATGTTCTGTAGCGGACTCCGTGAGAGTAGAGAGCATAAAGTAACTATCCATGAAGTCACCCCCGGTGCCTTGCACCTTCTTGTTGACTACGCGTACACATTGAAAGTCACCATCACAGAAGACAATGTTGTAAAACTACTAGAAGGGGCCAACTTCTTCCGGATTCTACCTGTCCGTGATGCTTGTGAAACCTTCATATCCAACAACCTGAGTGCTAAACTCTATCTACAGATAGTGCGCAAAGGCAACATACTGTCCTGTCCAGATTTGGAAAAGAAAGCACAGTCATATGCCTTAAAGGAGTTTGCAACACTCAGCAAAACACCCGAGTTTCTTTCTTTGACTAAGGCTCAGCTCATCAAACTTATCTCATCTGACCGCCTCAGTGCCTCTGAAGAAGTCGTGTACACAGCAGTGATGACATGGATCAACCTTGATACTAATGAAAGGAATAAGGACATGAAGGAGCTGATGGAACTGGTCAGGTTCCCCTTCATGGACATACAGTACTTCTTTGAGAATGTAGAGACGAATGAGGCTGTACGCAAGTCTTGTCAGGATATCATGACAGAAGCTCACAGATGCCAGCACTTTCCAGGAGAGGTCCAGTCACCTCGGACCCGTCCTCGCCATGCCAATGGTCTGAGGGAGGCAGTAGTGGTCATAAGAGGGATCTATGAAGAACGCTCCTTCTCTATGACAATGACCCACTCTGCTGAACCAACAAGGGCAAGTTGGATTGATATGACTAAGCTCTCTGAACACTATAGCCATCTAAGTCCACTTCCTGTGGCTGTCCTGGGCACGAGTGACATTGTGGTGTCTGATAAGGGGAATGTATGGCTGTACGAGTCTGAACTGAACTCCTGGTCCAGACTTGCTAAGTTGAACTTAAGCCGGTACAATCACAGGCTGGCAGTGTTATATGGTAAAGTGTATGCCATTGGTGGCATAAACGGAGCTACACCAGACGGAGCTACACCAGACGGAGCTACACCAGTATCATCAGTAGAGGTCTACGACCAAAGGCAGAACAAGTGGACTGAAGGTGTTCCTCTCCCACAGCCAAGGTCTTGTCATGCAGTTGCAGTACTGGACAACGCCATATATGTGATGGGTGGGTGGGGCAAAGAACATGACGAATCAAACGAATCAACATCCACCGTGTACTGCTTCAGCCCGGGAGACTCACAGTGGCAGTCTGTGAAAGACATGCCTGAAGCAGCTGGATATGTGACTGCCACAGCCCTAAATGATCACATCTACTTGGCTGGGATACAGTCATCCATTTACCGTTACACTCCCAGTGAACATGGTGGTCTCTGGAGTGAGGTAGTATCAGGTGTTCTAAAGGACTGTGGGATAACTGCGTTCAGTGGGAAAGTTTACTTCTATGGAGGCTATGATTCGGCAACTGGTGATGGAAGTACAGCCGTCATGTGCCTTGATCCAGAAACCCAGTCACTCAGCCATGTGGGAACCATGGACAAGGGTCTATACAGCGCTTCTTGCATCACTATATTGAAGTACTGCTGATGTGCAGAGGACTGCTCTGTTGTAAACCTATGAAAACCATGACTCATATTTGATACAGTGTAAGCAGTTGAATGAGGGGTTCAACCTTGTATGTGTTCTTGCGTTACGTGACTGTGATGATTCTGTTTCTGATTACTTGGCTGTGATGGCTTGGATgattctgtttctgtagcacGTTGACAAAGAAATAGGAATGATACCAATAGGAGACAACAGGATATCATGACCCTACAGGACTGCATGTTTGACTCAGAAGTAACATCCAGTGTAAATTTGTATAAGATGAGAGTTTCTTAGAAGTTTGAGGCTACTTTCTATTCTGTTCAGTTCTGTTGAAAAGCCCTTTAGTATATTTAATCAAAATGATTTAGTTACTTTAGTGAAACATTTTTaggtttttgtttttaacaaaCTGACATAGTGATACATAAAAAGTTGCTTATCCTTGCGGTATGTATTGCCTGATGATGGCAACGTAGTATATTTATCATAGGAAAAGAAGGTTTTGGACTTGGCTGTTTTATGAGCCAATTTCATGAGATGCAAGTTTTTATAAAACCCTCCCAGGGACAGCCTGCTCTTAACCCAAGTGATATTGCTTCCATCACAATAATGAACAGGAGTGGGTTAAGAACTGAGCCTTGGTGTACACCAACCTTGACGTCAAACTCAAAGCTAAAACTGCCATTTACCTGTACACTAGACCTAGCATGGCTATACTAGTAGATGGATTGCACAACCCTAACTAGCCACTCCTCTACACCTGAAGTTCTCATTGCCTACCACAGCACTTCCCTAGGCCAATGTAGGCACCGGTATCAAAAGCTTTTTCCAGGTACGCAGCTTTTTCCAGCCAGATCTACAGCCATCATCTTGTCTAATGCACTTTTCCCCATTCACATCCTGGTTTTCAGACTTCATGTTACAGGCAAGTTTGAAAATCTACATGCATTTGTCACATACGTGACTATCGAGAAATGTACTATTTACTGAGGCTTGAACTATTCGAAGTTAAAATGAAGTCCAGTTCCCTCCAGTTTTGTCTTGCATTTCGAGTTGAGCAACCTGCTTTGTTCGTTAGTAAACATCGTCTTCCAGTCACCAACAATACCTGAAATTGATACTAAATCAGTTTGAAATATCACCATACATATTCATCATGTTCATGCCATAACTAGACACGTCTTAGTTTTAGATGAATGGTTAAGAATGAAGAACGTTGAAAATAATTGTAAGTGTAGATAGTACAGGGCTAACATGTAATGGACTGCGTGCTTATTACACTTACCTTCAAATGTAGTATAGTCAGAACAATGAGGCCTTTATGAGACCTAAAGACATCTGACACTATTACACTGATATAAatcataaaagaaagaaaacctaTATCAATAGTACAGTTAATGTGCTCCCTCCTAGCCCCactttatttattggtttgactgtacagcatGCACAGCCAGGGCTAGCCAACTATACTATgactattacaaagggctaaccctgcTGACAAAGGCAAAACAAATGGTAGGAGACAAACAGCACGTAACAAAATGTCAGATGAGATGTGAACAGATTATCATTACTGTAATGAAAATGGTGGTATCTATAAGTTTGTGAACTCGAAGCTCATGACTCTACCTTTGCGAGCGTTCACAGTCCTGCCTAAGTACCGTGAGTTATCCAGGGTGGCCTTCATGTTGGCGAAAGTGCACGCATGCGCAATAGTCTCGATGGAAGCATCATCCAGCTTGATCTGAATGAACGCCGCCATTTTCTTCACGGCTTTAGGTAGGTCCTGAGAGAAACAGGTGGGAATGCAagattacacatgtatgtactttcAATGTTGACCTTAGAAGTAAAACCATCATGAAACGATAAAGGTGGTAtcgcactgcacttgggacaccggtgtggcactgcggggttcgttcactgggGCACCATTATGTTATACTGGCCgacttttcataatttagatattgcgtaatacgtaaaagtatgaattagaagacaacaaaatacacaaaacgtaagaaaatgtgttcatctctgaaattcgtttagtAAACTtagaaccccacagtgccgcaccagtgctccaagtgcagtgagataccaccttgaaTGCGAACCATCTACCTGCTTCATGTCTTCATACTTTAAGAACAAAAAGTGGGGGTCGTCCCGTTTCTGCCACCAGCCAAGGACGTGTTCGAAGTAGCACCCGTATATATCTAATAAATAAACAAGGTCCCGTTAAACATTTCAAACGGTATTAACCAGATATGTTACTTTGATTTGCTAGGGATACTATTCTGTTCACTCAGCTATATCTAAAAACTGTACATTATTATGATCTGATATAAATTAAAGCTAAAAATAATGAACTACTTGATATGTATACATTTAAAAAGTACTGTAACGACAATTCAACCAAATATTCGTGAGGCTCATTTCAAAGTTGTTCATTTAACAACATTGTAATATTTTTTCCACTTACTCTTTCGTTTATTCattcgtttattcagaaaaaaagaatcagcatcgcagtttgtaagaacaaactgaatatcactgattttgtacaaattttcaacatgtcgactacaaaatatatgtatatacatccattaaacaaattacagtacatgatacAGAAACGCCTATACAAAGTTGTACATTATACTTCACAAGGAACACCGGAGTCAAGGACAGGAACGTCCTACGCAGAGTATCAAGCCTCGTTGTACAGGCGTATAGCCTGGTACAAGAACGACCTTCTCAGTCTCTGTGTCCGGGCAGCTGGCACAGTAAGTGCATTTCCGTTTCTAAGAGTCCTCCCAGTGACTGTAGTTCTGGCCGGCGGCACCAGGTCATGGAGGGGGTGACCCTCGTCCAGCATGTCCCTCAGTAGCTTCACTGCCGCAACCTCTCGTCGTTCTTTTAGCGTCGGCAAAGCAGGCACCTCTCGTCTTCCCCCCAGTGAGACGATACGGAGTGCTCTCCGTTGTACTCTTTCAATTTGTCTCTCCTGCTCCTTACTACACCCTACTAGTAGTACGTGCCCATATTCGAGCACAGGTCTGATAAGTGTGACGTACACCTGGACCAAATCCACGACACTAGTGCCCTGTTTAGTAAGGAGCCTAAGATAATGAAGCCTACGAGAGGCCTTCGTGACCATGGATGTCACTTGGTTATTAAACGTCAAGTACCTATCCAAAATAAACCCCAAACCCTTGGCCTGTTCAACCCATGGCACCTGTTGTCCCCCTAAGATAATCTCTGGTGGGACAGGAACTGATCTGTtaaaacatactagtatttgcaTTAGCTGACTTTTGCCTCCATTTAAAATCATCTTGTTGTCGCTAGCCCATACATCCAGCTGAGTCGCTTCCTCCTCCACTGCCCTGTCGCTGTTTGCCATAGCCACATGGAGAGATCGCGACAAGCTGACGTCGTCAGCATAGCCAACATTTAGTGTGGAACTATACACTGGTGACCTAGTGCTCATAAACAGCAAAAATAAGTAGGGTGAGAGAACACCCCCCTGTGGGACTCCTGATGTTAAAGTGTGCCAGGTGTTGAACTTGCCATGGGTCACAACTCTTTGCTGTCTATGTTTGAGATAGTTGTGTATCCATGCCAGCATGTGTGGACTCACTTGTAGATTGTTAACACACATCAGCAGCAGGGCGTGATCTACCCGATCAAAAGCTTTGCTCATATCCGCAAAAAGTGCCCTTACGAGAGTTGGCTTTTTGGAGTCAAGAGCAGATAACCAGGTTTGTACCAAACGCACCAATGCTAATGTGGTTGACGAGCCTTTCATGTAGGCGTACTGGTCCCGGATGACCGTGGTTAGTGCAGGGAGTAATCTCTTGAGAACGCATCTCTCGagcagttttgccaaaacagCTAAAAGGGAGACTGGTCGAAAGTCCTCCACTTGTGATGCTCCAGCAGCCTTCGGTACAGGCACAACATTTGCCGACTTCCACACTGAGGGCACTGTGCCCTTCGCATACGAGGTGTTGAAGAGATGGCAAACAACAGGTGCTAAGTCCTCAGCACAGTCCTTAAGCACCCAGTTTGGTACGTTGTCCGGCCCTCTAGCTTTCCTTGGGTTGGTAGTCTTGAGTAAAACTTTCACCTCGCCAATCGAGCACAAGTCAGGACACACGCCCGCGAACGGAAGCGGGAAGATGTAAAGAGACTCACTCTCACACCCTGCTTTGGCGAAATACTGACTGATGCTCTCTgctgaaagctcatctgtgattGTAACTCTCCCACTGCTTCCTGATCTTCCCAACTCCCTGTTGATACACTCCCACCATTTACGAGGGGCTTCACCTCTGAGCTGCTGGATGCAGTGACGGTAATGCCAGTTTTTGGCTTGGCGTATAGCGGTGTTGACCTTGTTCCGAAGGCTTCTCCACATCTGCGTCTTTCCATGTTGCTGGAATTCTGTTTGCCTCTTTTCAATGGCTTTCTTAACTCTCTCTGTGAACCATCCTTTGTCGTTGGTCCTGACTGGACTCATCCTGACAGGACAGTAAGTGTCAAGAAGGGATGTGAGAATCGCGTAAAATTTGGCCACCTTGTCATGGACTGACACGGCCTCAAACACCTCCGTCCAGTCCTGCACTGCTAGGGCCATTTCGAACTCCCTCTTCCTGTGGGGGGTCACAACTCTACGAGGAACTCTGACAGTCGGGTGTTTTACAGCAGGTATACCAGACTTGAGCAGGACACAAGCATGATCACTATTCCCTATTGGTGGGATTATCTGAGGCTTGTTGTAGTTCTGAGCCAAGTTAGTGATCACAACATCCAAGATTGCTGCTCCCCTTGTGGGTTGTTTAACAATCTGTTTTAAGGTTGGGTGGGCTGTTTGCAGACGTTTGAGTGGAAGACCGTTCAAGTCACCACACAGCAAGATCCCAGCATGAGGTTGATGGTTGAGAATGGTATCAACTCTGGTTACCAGGTGAGTTAACATAGCGTCAGACCcttgtttgttatttttgcaTGGGGGGTGGTAGATCACGCCAAGTGCAATCACTGGAATTGACCTGGGAAGCCGTCGCGGCCGGACTTGCATCCAGATCACTTCCAGGTCTCTTTCCTCTAAGTCGTGCAATCTGCGAGCTTGAAAGCCCTCAGGAATGTACACCGCCAGGAATATCTTAAAGAACTCCTCCCATGAGGGAAGTGGCTTTCGCCCATAACGGGACCTGAGCTTCTGTTCGTAGTGGAATAAAGAAACCACCGTATCCTTAGGATTCCTCACAAGGACGATCACCTTAACCTATGACGGAAGACACAGGAAACAATTTATCATTCAAAGGCACTTGCTTACTGTTCTGTACATTTACAATAATGTACCGTTACAATAATATCGAGTTTGCGCTCGCATGATTAACGATATACTCGCTCATGTTGGACCCATGTTGCACGGTTAAACCTGGAAGTTTCGGGTAGATTTGCACATTTAAGATCACCATAATGACAGCCACCTAATAGCTATGTGAAATATCATATTAATATCCGTAAGGCTAAGAAATTCTTTGTGAAGATATCGTCATGTGCAGACGCACTCACGTTACCCTGTGGATGAGCGATCCCAGGCGGGGCGGTGTCCGGGGTGAGGTGGGTGACGATGACACGTGGAGAGGCACATTCCTGCAGCATCACGTGACGAGGGCGTGGCTCGTAGGGATACTGGAACTCCAGATTCCCCACCATGTCGTCAGAAGAGGCGTCGGTCCGGCCGCCGGCTGACAGGATCTTGTTGACGATCTCTAGCATCCAGTTGCTTCCTGCAGATTATAAAGTGGCGTGCTCTGGCTTCAGTCCGATCCTCTGATCGATCATGTTCGGCAGGAAAAGTGATCAGAGGACCGAGCTCGGACTATGTCTATGATATATGATGGATACTAGGGTCCAGTATATAAAGACTTCAGCTATCAATTCTTGGGTAGCCCAATTTTCTAAACACAACAGCTTCATATCAAGATACACTAAAGAACAAGATGTTCCGCTTAAGTTACCATctttgattatgtaaattattcTATTTTAACACCATTACTATCTAATTGTCTACATTTCAACCTACATAACT is a genomic window containing:
- the LOC118421533 gene encoding kelch-like protein 24, producing MMAEAQASHDFCHNPGSLLQGLQELRSDNLLTDVVLCVSGKEIPCHRSVLAACTEYFRAMFCSGLRESREHKVTIHEVTPGALHLLVDYAYTLKVTITEDNVVKLLEGANFFRILPVRDACETFISNNLSAKLYLQIVRKGNILSCPDLEKKAQSYALKEFATLSKTPEFLSLTKAQLIKLISSDRLSASEEVVYTAVMTWINLDTNERNKDMKELMELVRFPFMDIQYFFENVETNEAVRKSCQDIMTEAHRCQHFPGEVQSPRTRPRHANGLREAVVVIRGIYEERSFSMTMTHSAEPTRASWIDMTKLSEHYSHLSPLPVAVLGTSDIVVSDKGNVWLYESELNSWSRLAKLNLSRYNHRLAVLYGKVYAIGGINGATPDGATPDGATPVSSVEVYDQRQNKWTEGVPLPQPRSCHAVAVLDNAIYVMGGWGKEHDESNESTSTVYCFSPGDSQWQSVKDMPEAAGYVTATALNDHIYLAGIQSSIYRYTPSEHGGLWSEVVSGVLKDCGITAFSGKVYFYGGYDSATGDGSTAVMCLDPETQSLSHVGTMDKGLYSASCITILKYC